The following are encoded in a window of Gossypium raimondii isolate GPD5lz chromosome 13, ASM2569854v1, whole genome shotgun sequence genomic DNA:
- the LOC105781321 gene encoding disease resistance protein RGA2-like, translated as MAETFLFNIAERVVEQIVGLTVDEVRLAFNVKTDLKKLEDTMFSIKAVLLDAERQQHQNEKLRLCMWKLRNIFYDAEDVIDNFKCEALRKQDAISHPVINNLKVRVLGSCCLPLSFSSKMSHKIKDINRRLGELATEWNSFALSQCNDSRHVFRRETISFVDSSDVIGRDEDKENIISMLMKPSEDQNVPVIPIVGLGGLGKTTLDQLAFNDDRVTSLFPLKIWICVSEEFDLSRLLKLIIQSVNKEERCDDSTLDALQARLRSLLNDKKFLLVLDDVWNENKAKWVELRNLLRSTDGFSPSKIIVTTRTLKVASIMSSIPPYELKGLRLEDCLTLFTKWAFNDGDERHYPNLIRIGEEIVKKCKGVPLAVRTLGSLLFQKTDESDWIYIGESEIWRLEQHENDILPVLKLSYNHLPSHLQRCLAFLSLYKKDEIYSSDRVICLWMANGLLEHPKQNQEWEDVGKRYLNELQSRCLIEMGHDFGLVFTFKMHDLVHDLALDVSQKECKTVNSETETDDENVRHLLLCDEKLVGVPRVLEEMKNVRTVIIQDALKGSRTTHESLINLCVSNFKYLRALEIRQSLLTALPNSIGTLKHLRELDLVGCWIIDELPRSFDKLRSLQSLNLGDTGLKQLPDSVQRLIELRHLVITITATHLKEIRAGCWTSLQYLELRYCMELECLPEGMQYLKSLRTLVLGGCVKLVSLPRSLKFLTKLEHLEIVMCHRINLKMEPEEEEDKDLQLSLKTLSLIGLLALGDLPRLLLQGSSTLQ; from the coding sequence ATGGCGGAAACGTTTCTGTTCAATATTGCAGAAAGGGTTGTCGAGCAAATTGTCGGTCTCACTGTAGACGAAGTTCGCTTGGCGTTTAATGTCAAAACCGATCTGAAAAAGCTGGAGGACACCATGTTCAGCATTAAAGCTGTGCTCTTGGATGCCGAGCGGCAACAGCACCAAAATGAAAAGCTGCGCCTCTGTATGTGGAAGCTCAGAAACATCTTTTACGATGCTGAGGACGTTATTGACAATTTCAAGTGTGAAGCTCTCCGGAAACAGGACGCCATCAGTCATCCCGTCATCAACAACTTAAAGGTGCGAGTTTTAGGTTCCTGTTGTTTGCCTCTTTCATTCTCTTCAAAAATGAGTCATAAAATCAAAGACATCAATCGGAGACTAGGCGAACTGGCCACTGAGTGGAACAGCTTTGCTCTAAGTCAGTGTAACGACAGTAGACATGTTTTTCGCAGAGAGACCATCTCTTTTGTGGATTCTTCTGATGTTATTGGTAGAGATGAGGATAAAGAGAACATAATTAGTATGTTGATGAAACCAAGTGAGGATCAAAATGTCCCTGTCATTCCCATTGTTGGACTTGGGGGTTTAGGAAAAACCACGCTCGATCAATTAGCATTCAATGATGATCGAGTTACTAGCCTTTTTCCTTTGAAGATATGGATCTGTGTTTCTGAGGAATTTGATCTTTCTAGATTGCTCAAGCTGATTATTCAGTCtgtaaataaagaagaaagatgtGATGATTCAACACTTGACGCCTTGCAAGCTCGTTTGAGAAGCCTTTTGAATGATAAGAAGTTCTTGCTCGTCCTGGATGATGTGTGGAatgaaaataaagcaaaatGGGTTGAGTTAAGAAATTTGTTGAGATCAACGGATGGATTTTCTCCAAGCAAAATTATCGTAACTACTCGGACTTTGAAGGTTGCCTCGATAATGAGTTCAATTCCCCCTTATGAATTGAAAGGTCTCCGTCTTGAAGACTGTTTGACCTTATTTACAAAATGGGCTTTTAATGATGGTGATGAGAGACATTATCCAAATCTCATTAGAATCGGGGAGGAGATTGTGAAAAAATGCAAAGGGGTTCCTTTGGCAGTAAGAACATTGGGAAGCCTACTGTTTCAGAAAACAGATGAATCTGATTGGATCTATATAGGAGAGAGTGAAATATGGAGACTTGAGCAACATGAAAACGATATTTTACCAGTGTTGAAGTTGAGTTACAATCATTTGCCATCTCATTTGCAACGATGTCTTGCTTTTTTGTCCTTGTACAAAAAGGATGAGATCTATTCTAGTGATAGAGTTATCTGTCTTTGGATGGCGAATGGACTCCTTGAGCATCCAAAGCAAAATCAAGAGTGGGAGGATGTTGGCAAACGATATTTGAATGAATTACAGTCAAGGTGCCTCATCGAAATGGGGCACGATTTTGGGTTGGTTTTTACCTTCAAAATGCATGATCTGGTACATGATCTTGCATTAGATGTGTCTCAAAAAGAATGTAAAACAGTGAATTCGGAAACAGAAACGGATGATGAAAATGTTCgacatttattattatgtgaTGAGAAGTTGGTTGGAGTTCCACGTGTTTTGGAGGAAATGAAAAATGTTCGAACAGTAATCATCCAAGATGCTTTAAAGGGATCAAGGACTACTCATGAATCACTTATAAATCTGTGTGTCTCCAATTTCAAGTATCTACGAGCATTAGAAATAAGGCAGTCACTATTGACGGCTTTACCGAATTCCATTGGTACCTTGAAGCACTTACGAGAACTTGACTTGGTCGGATGTTGGATTATAGATGAACTCCCGAGATCTTTCGATAAGCTTCGCAGCTTGCAATCGTTAAATTTGGGAGATACTGGTTTGAAGCAGTTGCCTGACAGCGTGCAAAGGTTGATTGAGCTTAGACATCTAGTAATAACCATTACAGCTACTCATTTGAAAGAAATACGAGCAGGATGTTGGACTTCTCTTCAATACTTGGAATTGAGGTACTGTATGGAATTAGAATGTTTACCTGAAGGAATGCAGTATCTGAAGTCACTTCGGACACTTGTCCTGGGTGGTTGTGTTAAACTTGTCTCATTGCCACGGAGCCTGAAATTCCTAACCAAGTTAGAACACCTTGAAATAGTGATGTGCCAtcgaatcaatttgaaaatggaacCCGAAGAGGAAGAAGACAAAGACCTTCAGTTGAGCCTTAAAACTCTCTCACTCATCGGATTACTTGCCTTAGGAGATTTGCCACGATTGCTTCTTCAAGGATCTTCCACTTTGCAGTAA